The Streptomyces sp. NBC_01244 genome contains a region encoding:
- a CDS encoding DUF3073 domain-containing protein — MGRGRAKAKQTKVARQLKYSSGGTDLSRLANELGASHTEPLPVSEPVVDDELDDDDEDDPYAKYAERYNSDDEDEDEESGPSVYRRGA; from the coding sequence ATGGGGCGCGGCCGGGCAAAGGCCAAGCAGACGAAGGTCGCCCGCCAGCTGAAGTACAGCAGCGGCGGGACTGACTTGTCGCGTCTGGCCAATGAGCTGGGCGCATCGCACACGGAACCGCTGCCTGTCAGCGAGCCGGTCGTCGATGACGAGCTTGATGATGATGACGAGGACGACCCGTACGCCAAGTACGCGGAGCGCTACAACAGCGATGACGAGGACGAGGACGAAGAGTCCGGTCCGTCCGTCTACCGTCGCGGTGCTTGA
- the purM gene encoding phosphoribosylformylglycinamidine cyclo-ligase — MTEKTTGASYAAAGVDIDAGDRAVELMKEWVKKTQRPEVLGGLGGFAGLFDASALKRYERPLLASATDGVGTKVDIARRMGVYDTIGHDLVAMVMDDIVVCGAEPLFMTDYICVGKVHPERVAAIVKGIAEGCVLAGCALVGGETAEHPGLLGPDDFDVAGAGTGVVEYDRLLGADRIRTGDAVIAMASSGLHSNGYSLVRHVLFDRAGMALESHVEELGRTLGEELLEPTKIYSLDCMALTRAADVHAYSHITGGGLAANLARVIPDHLHATVDRSTWTPGAIFDLVGKAGQVERLELEKTLNMGVGMMAVVPQESVDVALTALSDRGVEAWVAGEILDRGDLTEGATMTGDYAS; from the coding sequence ATGACAGAGAAGACCACCGGTGCCAGCTACGCAGCCGCGGGCGTGGACATCGACGCGGGAGACCGCGCCGTCGAGCTGATGAAGGAGTGGGTGAAGAAGACGCAGCGCCCCGAGGTCCTCGGCGGCCTCGGCGGTTTCGCCGGCCTCTTCGACGCCTCCGCCCTCAAGCGCTACGAGCGCCCCCTGCTCGCCTCCGCCACCGACGGCGTCGGCACCAAGGTGGACATCGCCCGCCGCATGGGCGTGTACGACACCATCGGCCACGACCTCGTGGCGATGGTCATGGACGACATCGTCGTCTGCGGCGCCGAGCCGCTCTTCATGACCGACTACATCTGCGTGGGCAAGGTCCACCCCGAGCGTGTCGCGGCCATCGTCAAGGGCATCGCCGAGGGCTGCGTCCTGGCCGGCTGCGCCCTGGTCGGCGGCGAGACCGCCGAACACCCCGGCCTGCTGGGTCCGGACGACTTCGACGTGGCGGGCGCCGGCACCGGCGTCGTGGAGTACGACCGTCTGCTGGGCGCCGATCGCATCCGTACGGGCGACGCCGTCATCGCGATGGCGTCCTCCGGTCTTCACTCGAACGGGTACTCGCTGGTGCGCCACGTCCTCTTCGACCGGGCCGGAATGGCCCTGGAGAGCCACGTCGAGGAGCTCGGCCGGACCCTCGGCGAGGAGCTGCTGGAGCCCACCAAGATCTACTCGCTGGACTGCATGGCCCTCACCCGTGCGGCCGACGTGCACGCCTACTCCCACATCACGGGCGGCGGCCTCGCGGCCAACCTCGCCCGGGTGATCCCGGACCACCTGCACGCCACGGTCGACCGCTCGACCTGGACCCCCGGTGCGATCTTCGACCTGGTCGGCAAGGCCGGGCAGGTGGAGCGCCTGGAGCTGGAGAAGACCCTGAACATGGGCGTCGGCATGATGGCCGTGGTCCCGCAGGAGTCGGTGGACGTGGCCCTGACCGCCCTGTCCGACCGGGGCGTCGAAGCCTGGGTAGCGGGAGAGATCCTGGACCGCGGCGACCTCACCGAGGGCGCGACGATGACCGGCGACTACGCGAGCTGA
- a CDS encoding cytochrome c biogenesis CcdA family protein, translating to MTDVGYLAALLGGLLALLSPCSALLLPAFFAYSIDSTSRLLARTGIFYAGLASTLVPLGAAGSYAGRFFHGNREALVLFGGWLIIGLGLAQILGLGFAPKRIAELSGRIRPTTALSVYALGAVYGLAGFCAGPILGSVLTVAAVSGSPVYGGLLLAVYALGMAVPLFVLALLWERFDLGRRRWLRGRAFSVGRFELHTTSLASGLFFILLGGLFLAYDGASALPGLLDVDDSFAVEQWVQAVADAVPDQALLGLVALAAAGVGLAQWRRRARAAAAGTSAGTGTEGE from the coding sequence GTGACCGACGTCGGATACCTGGCCGCCCTGCTCGGCGGCCTCCTCGCGCTGCTCAGCCCGTGCAGCGCGCTGCTCCTGCCCGCCTTCTTCGCGTACTCCATCGACTCCACGTCCAGACTGCTGGCGCGCACCGGGATCTTCTACGCGGGCCTCGCGAGCACCCTCGTACCGCTGGGGGCCGCGGGTTCGTACGCCGGGCGGTTCTTCCACGGCAACCGCGAGGCCCTCGTGCTGTTCGGCGGCTGGCTGATCATCGGACTCGGCCTCGCCCAGATCCTGGGCCTGGGCTTCGCCCCGAAGCGGATCGCGGAGCTGTCGGGGAGGATCCGGCCGACCACCGCCCTGTCGGTGTACGCGCTGGGCGCGGTCTACGGGCTGGCCGGCTTCTGCGCCGGGCCCATCCTCGGCAGCGTCCTGACGGTGGCGGCGGTCAGCGGCAGCCCGGTCTACGGAGGCCTGCTGCTGGCGGTGTACGCACTGGGCATGGCCGTACCGCTGTTCGTGCTGGCACTGCTCTGGGAGCGCTTCGACCTGGGCCGCCGGCGCTGGCTGCGCGGCCGCGCCTTCTCGGTCGGCCGCTTCGAGCTGCACACGACCTCGCTCGCCTCGGGCCTGTTCTTCATCCTGCTCGGCGGGCTGTTCCTGGCCTACGACGGGGCGAGCGCCCTGCCGGGGCTGCTGGACGTGGACGATTCCTTCGCGGTGGAGCAGTGGGTGCAGGCCGTGGCGGACGCGGTCCCGGACCAGGCGCTGCTCGGGCTGGTGGCCCTGGCGGCCGCGGGCGTGGGTCTGGCGCAGTGGCGCCGACGGGCGCGGGCGGCGGCAGCCGGCACGAGCGCGGGCACGGGCACGGAAGGGGAATGA
- a CDS encoding fluoride efflux transporter FluC, translating to MNWLIVMVGAAVGAPLRYLTDRAVQARHDSVFPWGTFVVNAAASLMLGALTGAVLDGAASSRLNLLLGTGLCGALSTYSTFSYETLRLAERGWTFLAVANVGASVLVGLGGVTLGHQVAGQLFA from the coding sequence ATGAACTGGCTGATCGTCATGGTGGGCGCGGCCGTCGGGGCGCCCCTGCGCTACCTGACCGACCGGGCGGTGCAGGCGCGGCACGACTCGGTCTTCCCCTGGGGGACCTTCGTGGTGAACGCGGCCGCCTCCCTGATGCTGGGAGCGCTGACCGGGGCGGTGCTCGACGGGGCCGCCTCCTCACGGCTGAACCTGCTGCTCGGTACGGGGCTGTGCGGGGCGCTGAGCACCTACTCGACGTTCTCCTACGAGACGCTGCGCCTTGCCGAGCGGGGCTGGACGTTCCTGGCGGTGGCCAATGTGGGGGCCTCGGTGCTGGTCGGGCTGGGTGGGGTCACGCTCGGCCACCAGGTGGCGGGGCAACTGTTCGCCTGA
- a CDS encoding Leu/Phe/Val dehydrogenase — translation MTEMTDGVLHTLFRSEQGGHEQVVLCQDRASGLKAVIAIHSTALGPALGGTRFHAYASDEEAVLDALNLSRGMSYKNALAGLDLGGGKAVIIGDPDVLKSEELLLAYGRFVESLGGRYVTACDVGTYVADMDVVARETRWATGRSPENGGAGDSSVLTAFGVFQGMRASAQHLWGDPTLRGRKVGVAGVGKVGHHLVEHLLEDGAEVVITDVRTESVERILDKHPGKVTAVADTEALIRVEGLDIYAPCALGGALNDDSVPALTAKIVCGAANNQLAHPGIEKDLADRGILYAPDYVVNAGGVIQVADELRGFDFDRCKAKAAKIFDTTLEIFARAKADGIPPAAAADRIAEQRMADARAAHTA, via the coding sequence GTGACCGAAATGACCGACGGCGTCCTGCACACCCTGTTCCGCAGTGAACAGGGCGGCCACGAGCAAGTCGTGCTGTGCCAGGACCGAGCCTCCGGCCTGAAGGCCGTCATCGCGATCCACTCCACCGCCCTGGGCCCGGCCCTCGGCGGTACGCGGTTCCACGCGTACGCCTCGGACGAGGAGGCCGTCCTCGACGCGCTGAACCTCTCGCGCGGCATGTCGTACAAGAACGCGCTCGCCGGGCTCGACCTCGGCGGCGGCAAGGCCGTCATCATCGGCGACCCGGACGTCCTGAAGTCCGAGGAGCTGCTGCTGGCCTACGGCCGGTTCGTGGAGTCCCTCGGCGGCCGCTACGTGACCGCCTGCGACGTCGGCACCTACGTGGCCGACATGGACGTCGTGGCCCGCGAGACCCGCTGGGCGACCGGCCGCTCCCCCGAGAACGGCGGCGCCGGCGACTCCTCGGTCCTCACCGCCTTCGGCGTCTTCCAGGGCATGCGCGCCAGCGCCCAGCACCTGTGGGGCGACCCGACCCTGCGCGGCCGCAAGGTGGGCGTCGCGGGCGTCGGCAAGGTCGGCCACCACCTGGTCGAGCACCTGCTGGAGGACGGCGCCGAGGTCGTCATCACGGACGTCCGCACCGAGTCCGTCGAGCGCATCCTCGACAAGCACCCCGGCAAGGTGACCGCCGTCGCCGACACCGAGGCGCTGATCCGCGTGGAGGGCCTGGACATCTACGCCCCCTGCGCGCTCGGCGGGGCCCTGAACGACGACTCGGTGCCCGCCCTCACCGCCAAGATCGTCTGCGGTGCGGCGAACAACCAGCTCGCCCACCCCGGCATCGAGAAGGACCTCGCGGACCGCGGGATCCTCTACGCGCCGGACTACGTGGTCAACGCGGGCGGGGTCATCCAGGTCGCCGACGAGCTGCGCGGCTTCGACTTCGACCGCTGCAAGGCCAAGGCCGCGAAGATCTTCGACACCACGCTGGAGATCTTCGCACGTGCGAAGGCGGATGGGATTCCGCCGGCCGCGGCGGCCGACCGCATCGCCGAGCAGCGGATGGCGGACGCCCGCGCCGCGCACACGGCCTGA
- a CDS encoding DsbA family protein, whose translation MSPSPSSSPSSSSSRKPLLISAGVALAAVTLGLVSWQATKPDDGAAGAARSSAASAPEAGSAKDPAAQLKALARREPGDKLAAGRADAPVVLIEYSDFKCGYCGKFARDTEPALMKKYVEDGTLRIEWRNFPIFGADSEAAAKAAWAAGQQDRFAQFHAAAYAEGAKEKGFGAERLTELAREAGVPDLERFTKDMAGEQAAAALEKDREEGYRIGVTSTPSFLINGQPIAGAQPPAAFEAAIAKAKAQAAAK comes from the coding sequence ATGTCCCCTTCCCCTTCCTCCTCCCCTTCTTCCTCTTCCTCCCGCAAGCCCCTGCTGATCTCCGCCGGGGTCGCCCTCGCCGCCGTCACCCTCGGCCTCGTCTCCTGGCAGGCCACCAAGCCGGACGACGGCGCCGCCGGTGCCGCCCGGTCGTCCGCGGCTTCCGCTCCCGAGGCCGGATCCGCCAAGGACCCCGCCGCGCAGCTCAAGGCCCTGGCCCGCCGCGAGCCCGGGGACAAGCTCGCCGCCGGCCGCGCCGACGCTCCCGTCGTCCTGATCGAGTACTCCGACTTCAAGTGCGGCTACTGCGGAAAGTTCGCCCGCGACACCGAGCCCGCGCTGATGAAGAAGTACGTGGAGGACGGCACCCTGCGCATCGAGTGGCGCAACTTCCCGATCTTCGGCGCCGACTCCGAGGCCGCCGCCAAGGCCGCCTGGGCGGCGGGGCAGCAGGACCGCTTCGCACAGTTCCACGCGGCCGCGTACGCCGAGGGCGCCAAGGAGAAGGGCTTCGGCGCGGAGCGGCTGACCGAGCTGGCGCGCGAGGCGGGGGTCCCGGACCTGGAGCGCTTCACGAAGGACATGGCAGGGGAGCAGGCCGCCGCCGCTCTGGAGAAGGACCGGGAGGAGGGGTACCGCATCGGCGTCACCTCCACCCCGTCCTTCCTGATCAACGGGCAGCCCATCGCCGGAGCCCAGCCCCCGGCGGCCTTCGAGGCCGCCATCGCCAAGGCCAAGGCGCAGGCGGCCGCGAAGTGA
- the bldC gene encoding developmental transcriptional regulator BldC, with the protein MTARTPDAEPLLTPAEVATMFRVDPKTVTRWAKAGKLTSIRTLGGHRRYREAEVRALLAGIPQQRSEA; encoded by the coding sequence ATGACCGCTCGCACCCCTGATGCCGAGCCGCTGCTGACCCCGGCTGAGGTTGCCACGATGTTCCGCGTGGACCCGAAGACGGTCACCCGTTGGGCCAAGGCTGGCAAGCTCACGTCCATCCGCACCCTGGGTGGACACCGCCGCTACCGCGAGGCTGAGGTCCGCGCACTGCTTGCGGGAATTCCGCAGCAGCGCAGCGAGGCCTGA
- a CDS encoding FluC/FEX family fluoride channel, producing MTRPAQGPEAIDPDVDLHVPQQRAEPQGRVLAAVAAGGAVGGAARYAVGLLWPAAPGAFPWGTFWINVAGCALIGVLMVLISEGGRSAHPLVRPFLGVGVLGGFTTFSAYAVDFARLLDAGEAGTALAYAGLTVAGALGAVWAAAVITRRAVGDGPGRERAVGQG from the coding sequence ATGACCCGGCCGGCACAGGGGCCGGAGGCCATCGACCCGGACGTCGACCTGCACGTGCCGCAGCAGCGCGCCGAACCGCAGGGCCGGGTGCTCGCGGCCGTGGCGGCGGGCGGCGCCGTGGGAGGCGCGGCGCGGTACGCGGTCGGGCTGCTGTGGCCGGCGGCGCCCGGGGCCTTCCCGTGGGGGACCTTCTGGATCAACGTGGCGGGCTGCGCGCTCATCGGCGTCCTCATGGTGCTGATCAGCGAGGGCGGCCGGTCGGCGCATCCCCTCGTACGGCCCTTCCTCGGGGTCGGGGTGCTCGGCGGGTTCACCACCTTCTCCGCCTACGCCGTGGACTTCGCGCGGCTGCTCGACGCCGGTGAGGCCGGCACCGCGCTGGCGTACGCCGGGCTCACGGTGGCCGGGGCGCTGGGCGCGGTGTGGGCGGCGGCCGTGATCACCCGGCGCGCGGTCGGCGACGGCCCGGGCCGGGAGCGGGCGGTGGGGCAGGGATGA
- a CDS encoding metallopeptidase family protein yields the protein MLEMTRDAFEELVAEALDSIPEELTRVMDNVAVFVEDEPASDDPELLGLYEGTPLTERGEWYAGVLPDRISIYMGPTLRMCESTEEVVHEVAVTVVHEIAHHFGIEDERLHELGWG from the coding sequence GTGCTGGAGATGACGCGTGACGCGTTCGAAGAGCTGGTGGCCGAAGCGCTGGACTCGATCCCCGAGGAGCTGACCCGGGTCATGGACAACGTGGCCGTCTTCGTGGAGGACGAGCCCGCTTCCGACGACCCCGAACTGCTCGGCCTCTACGAGGGGACCCCGCTCACGGAGCGCGGCGAGTGGTACGCCGGGGTCCTGCCCGACCGGATCTCGATCTACATGGGGCCGACCCTGCGGATGTGCGAGAGCACGGAGGAAGTGGTCCACGAGGTCGCCGTGACGGTGGTCCACGAGATCGCCCACCACTTCGGCATCGAGGACGAGCGGCTCCACGAACTCGGCTGGGGCTGA
- the hrpA gene encoding ATP-dependent RNA helicase HrpA, whose translation MSTSFAALQTLLGEISLRDAHRLGRRLEGARRIRKPEAKQAVLDEIRAEAEKAAVRLAGRASRKPEVTYPENLPVSQKKDEIAEAIRDHQVVIVAGETGSGKTTQIPKICMELGRGVRGMIGHTQPRRIAARTVAERIAEELKSEIGQTVGWKVRFTDQVDQDATFVKLMTDGILLAEIQTDRELRAYDTIIIDEAHERSLNIDFLLGYLATLLPKRPDLKVIITSATIDPERFSRHFGEAPIVEVSGRTYPVEVRYRPLLEDDSEDSDRDQITAICEAVDELQAEGPGDILVFLSGEREIRDTADALEKRKLRLTEVLPLYARLSHAEQHRVFQQHTGRRIVLATNVAETSLTVPGIKYVIDPGSARISRYSHRTKVQRLPIERISQASANQRKGRCGRTSDGICIRLYSEDDFLTRPEFTDAEILRTNLASVILQMTAAGLGEIEKFPFIDPPDHRNIRDGVQLLQELGALDPDEKAASKEGGQKRLTPMGRQLSQLPVDPRLARMVVEADKNNCVREVMVIAAALSIQDPRERPSDKQTQADQNHARFKDETSDFLSFLNMWRYVREQQKERGSSSFRRMCKQEYLNFLRIREWQDIYSQLRTVAKTMGIHVNEADAPETSVHISLLAGLLSHIGLKDTDKNEYLGARSAKFAIFPGSSLFKKQPKFLMSAELVETSRLWARVNAKVEPEWVEPLAQHLIKRTYSEPHWEKDQAAVMAFEKVTLYGVPIVAQRKINYGRIDAEVSRDLFIRNALVEGDWRTHHKFYADNRKLLTEVEELENRARRRDIVVDDETLFDFYDQRIPEHVVSGAHFDSWWKHKKRDEPELLDFEREMLLTEKAAGVTKADYPDSWMQGRLKFRVTYQFEPGADADGVTVHIPLQVLNQVTDEGFDWQIPGLREEVVTELIRSLPKPIRRHYVPAPNFATRFLATSHPLQEPLHVTLARELQRMVGVPVSAEDFDLTRIPDHLKITFRIVDERRKNLAEAKDLEALRLQLKPKARQALSQAAAATAEREGGESVEKTGLSDWTIGTLTKVFETRRAGQPVKAYPALVDARTSVSVRLFDTEAEQQQAMRLGTRRLILLNITVNPAKFASDHLSNQQKLALSRNPHGSIQALFDDCATAAADHLIARHGGPAWDEAGFRKLYEAVRTDLVDTTVRTITQVQQVLAAWQACERRLKTTASLALVANVQDVKTQLAALMPAGFVTLTGLRRLPDLMRYLVAIDRRLQQMPTGVQRDTTRMEKVHEMRDEYLWLLEQLPKGRPVPAEVTEIRWMIEELRVSYFAHALGTAYPISDKRIVKAVDAAAPGPAR comes from the coding sequence ATGTCTACTTCCTTCGCCGCCCTGCAGACGCTTCTCGGTGAGATCTCCCTCCGTGACGCGCACCGCCTCGGCCGCCGCCTCGAAGGCGCCCGCCGCATCCGCAAGCCCGAGGCCAAGCAGGCCGTACTCGACGAGATCCGTGCGGAGGCCGAAAAGGCCGCCGTGCGACTGGCCGGGCGCGCCTCGCGGAAGCCCGAGGTCACGTATCCCGAGAACCTTCCCGTCAGCCAGAAGAAGGACGAGATCGCCGAGGCGATACGCGACCACCAGGTCGTGATCGTCGCGGGCGAGACCGGCTCCGGCAAGACCACACAGATCCCCAAGATCTGCATGGAGCTGGGGCGCGGGGTCCGGGGCATGATCGGGCACACCCAGCCCCGCCGGATCGCGGCCCGCACGGTCGCGGAACGCATCGCGGAGGAACTGAAGTCCGAGATCGGCCAGACCGTCGGCTGGAAGGTCCGGTTCACCGACCAGGTGGACCAGGACGCGACCTTCGTGAAGCTGATGACGGACGGCATCCTGCTCGCCGAGATCCAGACGGACCGCGAGCTGCGCGCGTACGACACGATCATCATCGACGAGGCCCACGAGCGGTCGCTGAACATCGACTTCCTGCTCGGCTACCTCGCCACGCTGCTGCCCAAGCGGCCCGACCTCAAGGTGATCATCACCTCGGCGACCATCGACCCGGAGCGCTTCTCCCGGCACTTCGGCGAGGCCCCGATCGTCGAGGTCAGTGGGCGCACGTATCCGGTGGAGGTCCGCTACCGGCCGCTCCTGGAAGACGATTCCGAGGACAGCGACCGCGACCAGATCACCGCGATCTGCGAGGCCGTGGACGAGCTCCAGGCGGAGGGGCCGGGCGACATCCTGGTCTTCCTCTCCGGCGAGCGCGAGATCCGCGACACCGCGGACGCGCTGGAGAAGCGCAAGCTCCGCCTGACCGAGGTCCTCCCCCTCTACGCGCGCCTCTCGCACGCCGAGCAGCACCGCGTCTTCCAGCAGCACACCGGGCGCAGGATCGTCCTGGCGACCAACGTCGCCGAGACCTCGCTGACCGTCCCGGGCATCAAGTACGTGATCGACCCGGGCAGCGCCCGCATCTCCCGCTACAGCCACCGCACCAAGGTCCAGCGGCTGCCCATCGAGCGGATCTCGCAGGCCAGCGCCAACCAGCGCAAGGGCCGCTGCGGCCGTACCTCGGACGGCATCTGCATCCGGCTGTACTCGGAGGACGACTTCCTGACCCGTCCGGAGTTCACGGACGCCGAGATCCTGCGCACCAACCTCGCCTCCGTCATCCTCCAGATGACCGCGGCCGGCCTCGGCGAGATCGAGAAGTTCCCCTTCATCGACCCGCCGGACCACCGCAACATCCGCGACGGCGTGCAGCTCCTCCAGGAGCTCGGCGCGCTCGACCCGGACGAGAAGGCCGCGTCCAAGGAGGGTGGCCAGAAGCGGCTCACCCCGATGGGCCGCCAGCTCTCCCAGCTGCCCGTGGACCCGCGGCTCGCCCGCATGGTGGTGGAGGCGGACAAGAACAACTGCGTCCGCGAGGTCATGGTCATCGCGGCGGCCCTGTCCATCCAGGACCCGCGCGAGCGGCCCTCGGACAAGCAGACGCAGGCCGACCAGAACCACGCCCGGTTCAAGGACGAGACGAGCGACTTCCTCTCCTTCCTGAACATGTGGCGCTACGTCCGGGAGCAGCAGAAGGAGCGCGGCTCCTCCTCCTTCCGCCGGATGTGCAAGCAGGAGTACCTGAACTTCCTGCGGATCCGCGAATGGCAGGACATCTATTCGCAGCTGCGTACGGTCGCCAAGACCATGGGCATCCACGTCAACGAGGCCGATGCCCCGGAGACGAGCGTGCACATCTCGCTGCTCGCCGGTCTGCTGTCGCACATCGGGCTGAAGGACACCGACAAGAACGAGTACCTGGGGGCCCGGTCCGCCAAGTTCGCGATCTTCCCCGGTTCCTCGCTGTTCAAGAAGCAGCCGAAGTTCCTGATGTCGGCCGAGCTGGTGGAGACCTCGCGGCTGTGGGCCCGGGTGAACGCCAAGGTCGAGCCCGAGTGGGTGGAGCCGCTCGCCCAACACCTGATCAAGCGCACGTACAGCGAGCCGCACTGGGAGAAGGACCAGGCGGCGGTGATGGCCTTCGAGAAGGTCACGCTGTACGGCGTGCCGATCGTCGCGCAGCGGAAGATCAACTACGGCCGGATCGACGCCGAGGTCTCGCGCGACCTGTTCATTCGCAACGCCCTGGTCGAGGGTGACTGGCGGACCCACCACAAGTTCTACGCCGACAACCGCAAGCTCCTCACCGAGGTGGAGGAGCTGGAGAACCGGGCCCGGCGCCGCGACATCGTGGTCGACGACGAGACGCTCTTCGACTTCTACGACCAGCGGATCCCCGAACACGTGGTCTCCGGGGCGCACTTCGACTCCTGGTGGAAGCACAAGAAGCGCGACGAGCCCGAACTGCTCGACTTCGAGCGCGAGATGCTCCTGACGGAGAAGGCGGCCGGGGTCACCAAGGCCGACTATCCGGACTCCTGGATGCAGGGCCGGCTGAAGTTCCGGGTGACCTACCAGTTCGAGCCGGGCGCGGACGCGGACGGCGTGACCGTCCACATCCCGCTCCAGGTGCTGAACCAGGTCACGGACGAGGGCTTCGACTGGCAGATCCCGGGTCTGCGCGAGGAGGTGGTCACGGAGCTGATCCGGTCCCTCCCGAAGCCGATCCGCCGGCACTACGTGCCCGCGCCGAACTTCGCGACCCGCTTCCTGGCCACCTCGCACCCGCTGCAGGAGCCCCTGCACGTGACGCTGGCCCGGGAGCTCCAGCGGATGGTCGGGGTCCCGGTCAGCGCCGAGGACTTCGACCTGACCCGGATCCCCGACCACCTGAAGATCACCTTCCGGATCGTCGACGAGCGCCGCAAGAACCTCGCCGAGGCCAAGGACCTGGAGGCCCTGCGGCTCCAGCTCAAGCCCAAGGCCCGCCAGGCCCTCTCGCAGGCCGCCGCGGCCACCGCCGAGCGGGAGGGCGGGGAGTCGGTGGAGAAGACGGGGCTGTCGGACTGGACGATCGGCACGCTGACCAAGGTCTTCGAGACCCGCCGGGCCGGCCAGCCGGTGAAGGCGTACCCGGCGCTCGTGGACGCCCGTACGAGCGTCTCCGTACGCCTCTTCGACACCGAGGCCGAGCAGCAGCAGGCGATGCGGCTCGGCACCCGGCGCCTGATCCTGCTCAACATCACGGTGAACCCGGCGAAGTTCGCCTCGGACCACCTGAGCAACCAGCAGAAGCTGGCCCTGTCGCGCAATCCGCACGGCTCCATCCAGGCGCTGTTCGACGACTGCGCGACCGCGGCGGCCGACCACCTGATCGCACGGCACGGCGGCCCGGCATGGGACGAGGCGGGCTTCCGCAAGCTCTACGAGGCCGTGCGGACCGACCTGGTGGACACGACCGTACGGACGATCACGCAGGTGCAGCAGGTGCTGGCCGCCTGGCAGGCCTGTGAGCGCCGCCTGAAGACCACGGCCAGCCTCGCCCTGGTGGCCAACGTCCAGGACGTCAAGACGCAGCTCGCGGCGCTCATGCCGGCCGGCTTCGTCACGCTGACCGGACTGCGCCGGCTGCCGGACCTGATGCGCTACCTGGTGGCCATCGACCGGCGGCTCCAGCAGATGCCCACGGGCGTCCAGCGCGACACCACGCGCATGGAGAAGGTCCACGAGATGCGGGACGAGTACCTGTGGCTGCTGGAGCAGTTGCCGAAGGGCAGGCCCGTCCCGGCGGAGGTCACCGAGATCCGCTGGATGATCGAGGAACTGCGGGTCAGCTACTTCGCGCACGCGCTCGGAACGGCCTATCCGATCTCCGACAAACGCATCGTGAAGGCGGTGGACGCGGCGGCCCCGGGACCCGCTCGGTGA